The following is a genomic window from Paenibacillus thiaminolyticus.
CGTAGAGGTTGAGAAAAGATCGGATTCATTGCTACATATTCTGCAATCAACGATTCAGCAAGAAAGTTCTATTGAACTGATTCGAAAAGTCGCAACCAAATTTCTTGAATCTCCAAATGAAGACAGCTTTGACTTAACACAGAAGCTTTATCAATCCATTGACTCCGTTGATAATACCTCCGTTAAATTATCATTATACAACCTCATCATTGACTACTCGCGATCACATGGAATTATGCCTTACATCGCCAAAGGGATGTATCAACGATACCTGATTGAACGAAATGATTTCAGCAAACTGAAGGAAACGTATTATAGCGGAAAGTATATTCTTCATTATGCTGATTTCTTACCCCAACAAGAACGGGTAGAACTTTACTACAAGTTAGGAATTCATGCATACAATCTGAGACTCTATAACGATAGCATTGCACACTGCAAGAAAATTCTTACGGAAGATGCTGGTTCAAATCCATATAGGGTACATGCACTTGGTATCCTTCGAAATTCGTACTATTGTCTAGAAGATTATGAACAGACTGAACTATATGCATTACAATATAAACAATTCGACTATCCTTACACCCGAGAAAACGTTGTACTTATGGAAGCATTATTAAGTGCTAAAAAGGGGAAAATCGAACAATCCATCGATCAGCTCCTTTTATTCTTGAAATCATGCAGTAATGATTATGTCGTTCCTGCTACCAATCAACTGCTTCGCCTGTATTTACAACAAGACAACTTCGAAGGCATTAAAAACCTACTAAGCACTATCAAAATAGATCCATCCGTTATTAACAAGAACAATCCCTTAATCTGTTCAAGATACGCTGATTATCTTCAAATCAATGGAGAATATTATTTAACTATAGGTGATTATGAGACTTGTATCAATCACTTATTAGAGGCAGCACTGAACTATTCAAAGGTTAACGACACAGTTGAGGAGAAACAATGTTTGAATATGGTTATGCGTATCCATTTAGAAAAAAATGTCCCTATGCACATTCAGACAGTTGAAAAGTTAAGCTCATACTTTACTCAAAGTGTTCGAGAAACGGAGGATTTGGCATGAAACAGTTCATAAAAAAAATGTATACCCGCTATTCCCTTTATGCAATCACGATCTTGACGATAACAGCAGTATCAGGAAACGACCAAGGAGGAATTTTCCCTTGGTAAGCGCAGCGTTAAGCATTTTTTAAGTTGAATATTTCACAGCGAAGAAGCAAAAGTTAAGCGCATATTATGCTCATAGCATTAAAGAAACGGAGGTTTCAGCATGAAGCAGTTTTTTTTCAAAAAATGGTACGTTAAATCCATTCTCTGCGCAGTCATCCTTGTAACAACGGCAGCGGCATTCTCAGGAGATCATGGCAGCATACATCCGTGGTAGTCGAAAAAGCACCTAAAGGGTGCTTTTTCATTTTCCGACAAAATGTGCAAGTAACACAATTATACATTTTTGACTGAAACGTACATTACACTCAATAGAGTTAGATGCATGTGAGGTGAACAGCCATTAAGTCTATTGAGGATAAAATAAACGAATTAAGGAAAAAGTTAGTTGAGGCGGTGGGAACTAAAGGGAAATTTACGGATGAAGAAGTGGTTCGGATCAGCCAACAACTGGATTCATACATAGTTGAGTTGCAGTCGCGTCAAGCTGCAAAAAGAAGGGATCAATAAGTTTTGAAGCACCCCAATATTATACATGCCTGTTGTATTATAACGAACGCCGCACTGCCGTTCCCGGCGATGCGGCGCTCTATATGAATCCAGCTTACGCGTTTACTTTTTCTTTGGCTACCGCTGCAAGAGAGCTGAATGCATTGGCATCGTTAACTGCCATGTCAGCCAGCATTTTGCGGTTGATGTCCACGCCTGCCAGCTTCAAGCCGTGCATCAGTTTGCTGTAGGACAGTCCGTTCATGCGAGCTGCCGCGTTGATGCGGGCGATCCACAGCTTGCGGAAGTCACGCTTCCGTTGACGGCGATCGCGGTATGCATACAGCAACGATTTCATCACTTGCTCGTTCGCTGTTTTGAAGATGCGGTGTTTGGAACCGAAGTATCCCTTTGCCAGTTTCAATACTTTCTTATGACGACGACGTGTCGTAAATCCGCCTTTTACTCGTGCCATTTCGTATTAACCTCCCGATTCGATGTCTCCGAATTGCTTATTTCAAGTTTTTCAATTGCTGCTTCATGCGGTTAACGTCGCCTGCTGCCATCACTGGGCTCGTTGCCAGGTTGCGCTTTTGGCGTTGCGATTTATGGGAAAGCAAATGGTTGCGGTACGCTTTGTAGCGACGCACTTTACCAGTACCCGTAATTTTGAAGCGGCCCTTCAAGCTGCTATGCGTTTTCATCTTAGGCATAATCAATTATCCTCCTCAAGTTCGGTGTTCATCCATCCCGCCGCCTTCTCCAGCGCGGCAGGTCGTTTAGGTGCTCTTCGGCGCCAAAATCATAATCATGCTGCGGCCTTCCAGCTTCGGAACGCGTTCTACGATGCACAGTTCGTTCGCTTCGACGAGAACACGGTCAAGAACCTTCTTACCGAT
Proteins encoded in this region:
- a CDS encoding helix-turn-helix domain-containing protein, which translates into the protein MEAAVVRTIGELIQDTRRALDMTLTQLSELSGVPRGTISRIENGEVKRPEFSSVHPLAMTLDIPCETLIAYYVEVEKRSDSLLHILQSTIQQESSIELIRKVATKFLESPNEDSFDLTQKLYQSIDSVDNTSVKLSLYNLIIDYSRSHGIMPYIAKGMYQRYLIERNDFSKLKETYYSGKYILHYADFLPQQERVELYYKLGIHAYNLRLYNDSIAHCKKILTEDAGSNPYRVHALGILRNSYYCLEDYEQTELYALQYKQFDYPYTRENVVLMEALLSAKKGKIEQSIDQLLLFLKSCSNDYVVPATNQLLRLYLQQDNFEGIKNLLSTIKIDPSVINKNNPLICSRYADYLQINGEYYLTIGDYETCINHLLEAALNYSKVNDTVEEKQCLNMVMRIHLEKNVPMHIQTVEKLSSYFTQSVRETEDLA
- the rplT gene encoding 50S ribosomal protein L20; translation: MARVKGGFTTRRRHKKVLKLAKGYFGSKHRIFKTANEQVMKSLLYAYRDRRQRKRDFRKLWIARINAAARMNGLSYSKLMHGLKLAGVDINRKMLADMAVNDANAFSSLAAVAKEKVNA
- a CDS encoding aspartyl-phosphate phosphatase Spo0E family protein; amino-acid sequence: MNELRKKLVEAVGTKGKFTDEEVVRISQQLDSYIVELQSRQAAKRRDQ
- the rpmI gene encoding 50S ribosomal protein L35 is translated as MPKMKTHSSLKGRFKITGTGKVRRYKAYRNHLLSHKSQRQKRNLATSPVMAAGDVNRMKQQLKNLK